The sequence CGGCCGGGGAGGCCTCCACGGTGGCTGGCAAGGTGGGTGAGGTGATGGGCTCCTTCGGCATCCCCACCATGAAGCTCACCTGGCTCAGTGCCGACAGCGCCTCGATGGTGGCTGAGCGGCTGAGCGGGGTGGGGACAGCCCTGACCTCCCTCTGCCCGCTCCTGATGGAGATGCACTGCCTGTCCCACGggagctccctgctgccagctgagAGCATCGTCAGCActgaatacctccaggaatACGAGACCACGTTGGATGCTGTGTACAGGCTCTACTCCAGCTTCAGGGGGGAAAGCAGTggcctgcaggagctgcagagtgtCCTGGAGCTCTGCAAGATAGACCTCGGGAGCCCCAAAGCCATCCACTGGACTTCTATTTTCCCAGCTGTGGAAGCCATCGATTCCTCATGGCCCacactggtgctgctgctggagagcgAGGCAGAGCGGTCGCCTGTGGCCCACGGCCTTTGTGAAGAGCTCAAGAAGTTCCAGTTTGTGGCCTTCACCAAGATCCTTCTGGATGTCCTCCCCATCTTCCAGAAACTCAGCCGCTTCTTCCAGCTCGAGGACTTTGACCTCTCCATCCTGAAGCCCATCGTTTCTGCCACAGCCACCACCCTGCAGGCCCAGAAGAGTGCCAGTGGCCAGAACCTCCAGGAGTTCCTCCATGAGATGAACGAGCACCCACGGGATGACCGGGAGGGTGAGAGCCGCTTCTACTACAAGGGCGTTGAACTGGCCAACTGCTCCAAGGGCCACCTGAAGCACTTCGAGTGCCTGAAAGAGAGCTACCTGGAGAGCGTGAGGGGCAACCTGCTGGACAGGTTCCCAAGCAGCGTCCTGGAGGCCATCAGCTCCTTCTCAGCCATCTTCAACCCCAAATGCTACCCCCAGTCTCTAGAAGACATTGGCAGCTACGGGGTCAGCGAGCTGAATTTCCTCCTGCAGGCTTATTCCCGGGTAGTGGTGAGCGAGAGGGCCCTGAGCGATTTCCCCCTCTTCAAGAGGATTGTCTTCAGCCTCAGCCAGCTCTCCTTCAAGGACCTCTGCATCAAGCTGGTCTACAACAACTCTGAGATGCACGAGCTCTTCCCAGACTTTGCCGTCCTCGCAGCCATCGCCCTGGCCTTGCCCCTGGGCTCCGTCCTTGCTGAGAAGATAGTCGGGGCCGGGAGCTGCTGAAGCGTGGCCGGTCACGGCACGTGAAGGACGAGGGGCTCTCCAACCTCATGAAGATTGCCATCGATGGGCCGGCCATCAATGAGTTTGACTTTGCTTTGGCTGTTGAGTACTACGAGAGCATGAGGGACTCGGGCTTCATCGTGGCGCAGGTGAAGTGAGTGGTGGTCggtgcaggcagagccctgCGGGCAGGGACCCggtgcctgcaggcagcaccagCTCGTTGCCACTTTTCCCcatcactggtcaccactggggcagtgaggtttttttcagtggtttgtCTTTCCTTGGTTTTAGGGAGACAAGGGCAAATCTTCTCTTGAGCTCAAACGTCACCTTTGCACATTGATACCCAGCAGCTTTTGCTCAGTACTCTGcaaaaatatctgatttttttttttttggtctggaGTCTTGAGAAGGAGTGCAGAAAAGGCAGCACATCTTGCTAGCTCCGTGGCAAGCCCTGAAATGCCCAGCAGTGTTGTGTTGGTATTCCTTGCACACAGAGCAAAACAATTATAGTGGTGGCATCAAGTCCTGATCATTTCAAGAGCAAGAGATTTATAGAATGATATTGTAATCACCAAGGAAATAGTAGCTTTTAAATGCATCattgtgtatatatgtgtatgtgtatatatataaaaatatatataaatatatatattaaaaaggtCTATCTTAATTTTCCTAGAGTTTAAAGTACAAAGATATCTAAAAGGACTTTTTTGCACTGACAGAATAAATTATAAGCAGGGGTCCAAAACCACTAAATAGTGAATTCCTGGTCTTTTCAAAACGCCATCATGTGCCTATGTTCCCTTTT is a genomic window of Heliangelus exortis chromosome 29, bHelExo1.hap1, whole genome shotgun sequence containing:
- the C29H17orf113 gene encoding LOW QUALITY PROTEIN: uncharacterized protein C17orf113 homolog (The sequence of the model RefSeq protein was modified relative to this genomic sequence to represent the inferred CDS: inserted 1 base in 1 codon) translates to MAAFTCHSSMVPPGKKPAGETSNSNKKCKRYFNEHWKEEFTWLEFDYERKLMFCIECRQALVKNKHGKAENAFTVGTDNFQRHALLRHVTSGAHRQALAVNREQLSFESHGQRELRSVIKVEVNPAKVAVLTTVYWMAKEEIPDEKCSSLLDFQKFNLCQALLASEHSEYYQPSSIREMQAAIARVLHNEDRHRIKASPFVGLVVDETVDVLERRSLAVFTTTVSPCSGQTSTTFLGSFELPAGEASTVAGKVGEVMGSFGIPTMKLTWLSADSASMVAERLSGVGTALTSLCPLLMEMHCLSHGSSLLPAESIVSTEYLQEYETTLDAVYRLYSSFRGESSGLQELQSVLELCKIDLGSPKAIHWTSIFPAVEAIDSSWPTLVLLLESEAERSPVAHGLCEELKKFQFVAFTKILLDVLPIFQKLSRFFQLEDFDLSILKPIVSATATTLQAQKSASGQNLQEFLHEMNEHPRDDREGESRFYYKGVELANCSKGHLKHFECLKESYLESVRGNLLDRFPSSVLEAISSFSAIFNPKCYPQSLEDIGSYGVSELNFLLQAYSRVVVSERALSDFPLFKRIVFSLSQLSFKDLCIKLVYNNSEMHELFPDFAVLAAIALALPLGSVLAEKXSRGRELLKRGRSRHVKDEGLSNLMKIAIDGPAINEFDFALAVEYYESMRDSGFIVAQVK